aactctgtacatgctcagagggcTCTGGTATCCTTcagcagagcattctaccaggctgggggtGGTTGAGACCAATTTCAACTCTTAAGGGCCAGGGACCCTGTTCTGTGAACTTAGATATACTGTGTGGGAAGAAGGGATAGCGATGGTGCTTGGCTCATGTCCTTTTCTTGTATGCCCAGAGGAATACtgatcagaaggcgaatttcttccagcaggccagactggccagggattctggttttggggggggggggcagtatcctCTGGGAATAGAACTGGGGtgactgtggtgggcaggtagttgtgaatttcctgcattctgcaaggggttggactggatgaccctggagattcttTCTAACTTCATGACTCTATGACCCTAAGTGAATATTGCTCATTGAACCTTAGTGCCCCTTGGTGGGGGGATTGTGGAAAAGGCAGTCCAAATAATACAAGTGTCCCAGACCGTTcagggccttgaaggtgagaacgaaaggggagagggaaacagaatCAAGTTAGGCACTTTAAGAAGTTCCAGAAACACTGGTTCAAGGGATCGGTATCCTGTTTATCCAGCATTCAGAGCCACTAATACACCAAAAACATATACCCAATAAAAACAGGTGATGCCAATAACAAATTAATTAGTCAAGTAactaaaacaacattttaaaaatggttcaAAAATAGGAACGCCAACAAATGCAGTTATCAAGGCCTAGCCAAacaaggctcacaccttgaataaatctttgttggtcttaaagctgctactggactctgattttattgtgctacttcagaccaacacggctacccatttgaagctaGCAGAACACACCTCGCTATTTAGGCCAGGAGTTAAACGTTAATAGACTGGCTTCCTAGGcttgcagaaatggctgctttccatACCTCTTCTGGGAAGTGATTCAGCGGAGGAGTTGGGTCTTCAGTAGctcaattttaaaagtttttatggCCATACTTACTGGAGGACACCAGCTAGAAAGCAGAATGGTCCTTTGCCCAAAttcctgctctcttttcctcaggggagaggaagacattAAAAGAGATTCTGAGGGAAATTCTGATGTGAATTTAGAGAGGAAAACCAGGCCAAGCATGTGTGAATTTTTACTGCAGGATTAAACTCACTGAAATCTAGGATCTATGGCAAGAGAAATCTCACTGAAGCCAAGGATCAACCTCCTCCTCCCTAAAGAACACAACTGATAGTTGTTtctgacatttattttattatatttatatacctccctccccgagggctcataATTCCTCTGCTGCTCTATAAAAACACACCTGTTTAAACCCAGCATGTGCTTAAATCAGAACAGGTACTCCTCCACCATTCCTTAGGCCAAGTCAGCCATGAATTTGCAAACAGTACCTGCACTGatgtctcttggggggggggggtctgagacccatggcattcccctgaagACCAGCCACTTCATTACTAATTCTTCCAGGGATTACAACAAACTCATTGCTGCGCTCAACTGCGAAGACTTTTATCACATTTCGGGCTGCAAGTCTTCATTCTCTCTGTTGCCCGGATTAAGCGCTGGTAATTGGATTTCAGGTGGCTAATTCAATCAAGAGCAGGTGATTGATTCTTCCACGGGTGACTTACCTGTCTGGAAGCAGGTTGTTTCACAATgaatgtctccttcccttccctgcatttTCCCTAATCACTTGGTTAGGCGGAGCCCTGATGAATCTGATGTGCGCAAAACGCACCTCCTGAAGGACAATTGCCATGCTCCCCATTCAGTTTCAAGCCCTTGCTGCACACCGCTGAAGGGAGCTTAACAAgggatcccccacccctgaaaatATTCTGCTTTTGTCTTGCCAAGTTAACATAAGAACTGCCCCTCCCAACCTTTAGTCTCCCTGCAGTTGTTGAGATGTTTCAAGAGCAGGTCAACAGACTTTAGCCTTTCAGTCAATACTGATTTAAGTTTATGGCCTCTGGTCATTGTCCACCCAGTGTAAATCTCCTTCAACTCCACCTAATTGTATTGATTTCTGGGACACACTAACACAATAGGGAGTCACTCTCATGAcgttgtcttttttctttttcccgcTTGAGCATATTTGAGAAGTACCCAGAGCAGGTCTCAATGAATTCAGGGGAATTTCATCGCCCTTTCAAAGAGAAGGGTGATGAAAAGGCATTTTACTTTGGTGGGAGTTCTCTAAAACATTCATCAAGGATACGGTTCTTTAAAATATTATCAGTCATGGCCTTCCTTTACTATAGAGATGTTTTACTTCCATTTTATTTCAGCAGGATGTCTCCTGTTTGTTGTTTAAGAAAAAAGCACCCAATGGGGGAAGAGGTAAAACTGCATTTTTAGAATTATTTCAGTGGAGTTAAGTCATTTCTACCCTGTTCTTGCTTACATCAAGCTTCTCCCCTTAAatttatctccacaacaatcctgtgagggaggttgagACTAGCCTAGggacacccagcaagtttccctgGCAGAGTAGGGTTTCGGACCTGGATTTACTGGATCCTAGTCCAACCACTACCAAATTTTTAGATCCAACGTTAATCTTcaagggcaaactttaataaactggGCTAAAAGGGGATTAATAAATATAGAATTCTTTTAGCAGCTGTGTGCCCTAAAAGTTCTGATTCTTGAAGGTTTGTTATTTTACTTTCCAGTAAATAGAACCTGAAGATAATGTGGCCTGAGGCCTGTTTTACTAAAAGCGACACTAGACATTAAAAAGGAACTAAATCAAACTTAATTTACTCTAATTGCATTCATACAAGCTCTTAATACAGCAGTATTTATTAATGCTTCTTAATAGAGAATAATTATtatagacagtgtgatgtggtggttaagagatcAGAATCTGGAAGATGCAAGTTTGAATCCTGCTTGTGCCCTgggagctcactgggtgatcctgggccagtcccacactctcagctcaacctacctcacagggttgttatgaggataaaacgaAGGAGAAGCAAATGACCTAAGCCAATTTGGATCCCAgacagggagaaaggcaaggtagaaATGAATTAAGTAAAGAATCAACAGTAGGCCGGCAgctactctgcttaggatggcccaGCAAGTCAGTTCTATTTTTCAAATCGAAATCTGTGGAATGTTTTCAGGCATCTTTTCGGAAAATGCCATTTCATTTCCGCCAGGGCCCGTTCTCCCGTTCAGGCCAGCGGGATATAAAACGGAACCCCCAGTCGCTGGGATCTAGGACAACCAGACTTCGAATTTCACAAGAACCCTGCAGAGGTCGCTATTGCCTATCTAGACAGGGGGAGGCGGCCTGTAGCGGGAGCGAGCAGCGCTGGTGGGCCTTGTGCCGCATTTGAATAGCAAGTGGCGACGGAGCTTATGATGCGGGTTGAAGAAGCCCCGTATTCGTTCGGACAGGTCGGATAAAGGCCCGTCCACCTGAAAGGGGAGCTACCTGGTTATGTGCACGGCAACTCTTCAATACTAGTTTGCGCCACAAAAGAGTGTGGATGtaggtgtgttgggggggggggggttaccgcCCTGCCAAGCCTTGTCCGCCGCCTTCTGCTAAAGGCAGCGCGCATCTACCTTTAGAGAGGCGCAGGTGGAGCCCTCTGCGGCGGACCCTGGCGGGGAAGCGCGCATCGGCCGCCGGGATGGGAAGCGGAGAGCAAGGGCGTTCTctagctgtggtcctccagatgtccatggactacaattcccatgagcccctgctagcacacgctggcagggctcatgggaattgtagaccatggacatctggaggaccacaggttggctacccctgctctagcaggtCTCTCGCGTGGGAGAGCAGCCTTTTGGGCACACACACCCCCGCCAAAAAAAAGTCATCGGCCTCGCCGTGAAATGCAGACGCGGCAAAGCCACGGCTTTTGCAGAAGGACGAGCCGTTCGTCTCTTAGGGCAAGAGGCGGTGGCGGAAGACCGTCCCGGCCGCCGAGCTGCGGCGCTTCAAAGCTCGGTTCCCTCTCATGTTCAGGGACTCCCTGCCTGGCCCTGCTAAGCGGGACTTCCGTCCTCCCTTTTCGGCTCCGCGGACTGATTTGTCTTTCGATCCAAGACCGTCAAGCGCGTCGGGAAGCGGAGGCGTTGCGAAGAAGGGACGGGGTCCAGGCGCAGGATCGGAGCTGCGCCCTCGAGACGCCCCTTTAGGGCAGAGGTGGCAGCTGGCCGGGGACCCAACGCGCAAACGAAACCCATCCGGTGCCTTTTTAAGCGTACACGCAACCACGGCCGTGCAGGCTTTGGGCTTCTGCAAAACTCGGGGCCAGGGAGGGATCGATCCCCCGCGCATTCCAGCGCAGCTCTTTTCCACACCCGCCTGTCGGAAGTGGTgagctggcctggcctttggctTTGGGCTTGGCTTTCGCTTCCCGTGATTAAATCCGCCGGATGCCTCTGCCTCCGCCGGGGGCTTGCATGCGGCCGCgcacccacccagccctcccctgTCTTGGGTGTGGGTCTCCTactaagagggggggggaggtgaccgGCTTGGCCCTGCAGGTCCCCGATCTCGCGCAAGGGCGAGCTTGTGCCACCACCGCCTCCTAGTCTGCCCCGGGCCGGAGCGTCCCGTCCGGTGGCTCAGTTGGACATTGGCTCCGTGCCGGGGACGGGGCTCGTGCGCCGAGCACCTGCTAGCTCTCCGCGCGCCCCGGCGCCCAGacccctccctgccgccgcccaTTGGCTGCCGAGTGACACGGGGGGCGTGTCCGCCTCGCCCCCTGCCGCCCGGCCCTTATTAGCCGTCGGGCGGCCGGCCGGGCCGTGCAGAGACGGGTGGAAGCGCGCTGGCAGAGTTGGCTGCGTGGAGGGCTGGGCACCGCTTCGCCACCCTCGTTCATTCGCTCGCTCGCTGCTTGGTCCGgagccgcgccgccgccgccccctttcTCCGCCTCGGCCCAGACCCCGCGGGCAGGATGCCGCGCTCCTTCCTCGTCAAGAAGCATTTCTCGGCCAGCAAGAAGCCCAACTACAGCGAGCTGGAGAGCCAGACCGGTACGCGGCGCTCGGGTGGACGGGGTCCGTGGGGCGAAGCCACGTGGCCTCCCGGGGAGGGCGGGGGCCGGACTGCACTGTAGGGGCTGTTGCTTGTTTGCTGATTCCGCGGTGGGGGCGAAGATtggctgctggggtggggggggtcggGAGGGGGTCCACAAGCAACTGAGCCTCCGGAGTTGAAACGCCCGTGGTGGAGCGAACTTGCCTCGTATTTGGATGCGGTCCCTGCTTCGACCTGGTTAGCCAGCCATCCCAGGCTCCTAGATGTCCAAAGCGCAGCATGctcagtagttggatgggagaccagggggAAGTCCAGGGTCGGCCCAGAGAGGCCAACCCCCGCTGCAGGTCTCTTGCCTAGGAAACCCAAGGGGGCTTGCCAgaaatcagaagtgacttgatggcaaaaaacaaacactcTTTTCCTAGTTCCAGGttgcagctggagggggggggggaggaaagccacctttattttattttgaggtTTGTGCCCAATGGGAGCACTTGCTCTAATAAACTGAGCACCTGGCTTCTTTTTGTGCCCCACATGCAATTCACAAGACCACTGATCCTGTGAATGGTTCCTGGGGTCAAAAGGGGGTTGACCTTTTATGCAGAAGTTAATTGGGTTTGCCATAGACGCTGCATCCAACACCTCTTCTGGACTCTTCCAGGGTTTGTGCACTCATCCTGTCCCGTTTTCCTTTCCGCAGTGATCATCTCCCCGTTCTTGTATGAGAAGTACTCCCTGTCTGTCCCCCAGCCAGAACTTCTGAGCGCCACCCCATACTACCCACCCCTTGTATGGGACACGGGGCTGCTCTCCAATTTCTTCACTTCGGAGCAGGAGTACCCGAAgccccctgcttctccccccagcCCTGACGCCAAACCTCTGGACTTGACCTCCCTGTCCAGCGAAGAAGAGGATGGCAAGACCACCTCCGACCCGCCCAGCCCGGTCTCCTCCGCCACCGAGGCCGAGAAATTCCATTGCAGCCAGTGCAGCAAATCCTATTCCACTTTTGCCGGCCTTTCCAAGCACAGACAGTTGCACTGCGACTCCCAGACCAGGAAATCTTTCAGCTGCAAGTACTGCGAGAAGGAATACGTCAGCCTGGGAGCGCTCAAGATGCACATCCGGAGCCATACCCTGCCTTGCGTGTGCAAGATCTGTGGCAAAGCTTTCTCCAGGCCGTGGTTGCTGCAGGGCCACATTAGAACGCACACTGGTAAGGCTCATTTTACGGTTGTCTCTGATTAGGGCTATCTGTCCCTGCCCTGATGCAAGGAAACACTGCATTGtggcttattggggggggggggcagggggagataaGGACCTGAGAGCTCATCCTCTgaacaaaacaaagcagaaatacCTAAACTGGCGTCTTTGAACTGAGCCTGTGAGTTGCTGACGATTCACCCCAGGCTCAGTTCCCTGTTTCCGGCCAATGCATGACATTTGTTTTAATGTTGCGACCTGCCCCGAGGGCGGtcgatataaattaaaaatattgttattactgttattaagaCCTGTGCACAGCTTGGCCCTTGTGTGCCTGGCCTGTGCCTTGATTGTAACCTTAAGCACACGGGCAACGCGAATCTCCAAATGGTGCTTCCTTTTGCAGCCCTCCTGTGGTGCTTTTGGCTGGCTAGCAGCGGCACAGAGGAAAGCAGGCTGGCTGCTGGTCCTGCGATTGCAGAACCACATCTCCAGCCCCTCAGCCCTTTGTCAGCTGAGCAGGAACTCAGATGTGAATCAGCCGTGACTCACTGGAGGCCAGGAGCGGTGCTTGAGAGGGCTTTGCCATCTAGCAGGGCAGGCATGCGCTGTGTCTCTGTGGTGGGGCCAGGCATGCTTGAGCTCTGGTCTGGTTTGGCCTGCGcatgcacacagacacaaacacagaTAGATGTCTTGTGCTCGGAAGCGAGAGGATTTCCCAATCAGTTCTTTCTTTCCGCCCCCCAGCCAGGATTTCTTGTCTAATGCCCTGTTTACCAAATTTGCTGTCTTCTATTGGGGCAGTCCTTCAGTGCAGCCCTGCCTTCTGGGCTTCTAAAACATTCCTTTGGAGCAGCATCCCCTTGGACGCTTAGTGTGCCCATTCGCATCCTTCTGGATTTGCATTGTGTGCTGCCAAATGGGAGCCCTGAGGAGGCGGGAAGGAACTCAGAAAGGGGTGGGGTCGGGGGAAGGAGCGGCTGAGCTGCTTGGTCAGCAGAAGCAGGTGCTTTAATGCCAGGATGCTGTTCTTTGGTGCACCTGTTACTGTGACGCCCCAGGCACCAGACTCCACAGCTGCCAGCTTGTTGGGGAGTATCACATTTACAATGCATCTGCAGGCTGCCTTTTGTGCGGGTCACCCGGGGATGGGGATGGCTTAATTGTTGCGTGGTGCTGATTTCACACCCTCTGTAAAAGGGCTAAAGAGGATGCCTCAAGGAATCTGgtgttcttcccctccctccagaagAAGAGACTTAATTTGGTTTTCCAGATGCACCAGAGGCCTGTTATGtggcttccaaaaaaaaaaaaaacttgagtcTTTTCAGCAGGCAGGAATTCATGGGAATGGGGGAGGCATGGATGCCTGGGATCCTTCCAAGAGGACCAGCCTCTGATGCAAAGAAGGCCTCAGCTTTTGTAGCACCTTGATTTTGGCTTACAGAGCACACAACTTGCAACTTGAAGCCCATTCGAATCCTCTTCATCTGGCTTGTTGCACAAAAGTAGCCGAGAATTCTTCTGCAGGCTCCTTGGTTGAACTGCAGTTGAGCTGAGCTAGCCCCAGCAGAGATTGCTAATCTTTAGTTGCTCTTaatatatttatactctgctttttctcccctctgtatttttttccctcccaataaacaataaccctgtgaggtgggttaggtggAGAGGGTGGGGATTTGAAGGTGGGTTGTGTGATCGATCATCCCAGAAAACCCTCAgccactgaattcagtgggggaggagcctgtctccttcctcccccattGAAAGTAGTGAGGTTTAAAGAGGCCGGAttaagtctgttgaggctggatTCTGAGTGGAGCACACTAGAAATCCCCAGGCTCAGAAGTGACCTTTCACTGCAGAATCCTTGGCATTTAGCGTTGTTCGGAGCAATAAACCATCTTGCTGTTCttccaacagccctgtaaggtagattgTCCTCCCCATATGGCACATAAAAGGGCTGAGACAATTGAAGGCAgaggtgggatttgaacccagggtcTCTCAGGTTATAAGTAGGCAGCTGTAAAGTGAGAAGATTCTGCTTAGGGCTGCACTGTTAGTCCCTGTGCTGCACCAGTTTTCAGGCATTCCCAAGCCATGCCAGTGAATTGATCTCCAAGGAACAATGCTGGAAATTGGTGCCAATCTGCCCAAATGGGTTGATACATTTTTTTGTGCAATCTACAGGCATAATATATAAAATGGCAGAACGGAAGTGGTGAAGGGCTTCCAGATGACTTCCTGCTGCAGGCTGttctggaaatcccttccaaagATTAATGGAATGCCTGGCTGCTCCTCCTTTAGCCTTTGTGTCTGACCCTCCTTTCCTCTTGTCGTGTTTCCCTAGGTGAGAAACCTTTCTCCTGCACCCACTGCAACAGAGCCTTCGCCGACCGGTCAAACCTCCGCGCTCACCTGCAGACCCATTCCGACGTGAAGAAGTACCAGTGCAAAAGCTGCTCCCGGACTTTCTCTCGCATGTCGCTGCTCCACAAACACGAAGAAACGGGCTGCACTGGAACCCGCTAAGAACTTGCCGAAGTCCGTGGACTCCTCCATGCGCATCCATGTATTGTAACTAGTTTCTGTAGAGCGTAGTTTTCTGTTGAGCTGCCAGGACAGTGTTATCAGACTCTTGTTTCCGGCTGCTGCAAGCCTTAAAGAAACACCCACATCTCTTAGTGCTTTGTCCTCGaggcaattttgtttttaaagccccATTTCGCCCTGGCAGTGGCAGCATGCTTCTTGCCTAGAGCAAAGGCAGAGTCATGCTGCAGATGCTGCCATGCTATTTTGTATGAATCGTACTGGGCCCGCAATAAGCAAGCAAATCTCTTTACTGGGTCAGCACTGAGgatccatgtagtccagcctgGCATTCTTTCTCCAAAAGGGGGCCAGGCAGGTGCTCAGAAGCAAAACATGCAAATGATACTCATCCCTGTTTCTCCCCAGCATCTGGTATTCTGGGGTATACTGCCTTAGGGTGTGGAGGCTCCATTTGACTTTCAGTCTTTGCGCATCCTATCTTCCACTTATTACCAAGACtgcctttaagaaagaaaaaaaaaagcatcgaGGTGAACAGCCATTCTGTTTTTGATTTACCAAGTGTAGGAATTACCTTATGTGCTCAGCACCTGGCAGGATTGAGCCTTGCACCTAGCTGTCTTGAAATGACACAGTATTTTTGTATTGGGCTTGCGGTTGGGGGCCGGGGAGAAGTTCCCGATCGACTCCGAACTGATGTGCCTCGAAGCGAAGGACAAAAACGCGGACCtcgattcttccttccctcctccctccctttccagcaTTGTATATACACCGCCTATAGAAGGTGTAACTATGCAGTAATACAGTATTGCATTCGCTCTGGGGCAGCTGCTTCTCCAGCCAGCACAATGACGATTAGCAATGCCTCCCAAGATTAACAATGTCTATAGAAGGCATTGGGGGTAGCTGTTTCAAACAAGCCCTCCTGTTTACAGAGCCGCTCTGCACTCAAGCACCTGTTAATATGACTTCTTTTAAcaactgccttttttttttccatccccccacaagagaactgtgactaatagCCGGCACTTGTCAAGCGATACAATAGCGGCCTGTGTCAGAGAGGGCTGCCCATTCATTGACAGGTGTGTGCCAAAAGAGCTATTTATGGCCATTGACAGGTGCGTCCTGAAtgcatcttttcttttttgtacatTGTTTCCACACCATAaacaacaagcaaaaaaaaaagggtatGTTTACATTTCAAAGGTACActggtatttatatatttttgtgcCACGATTTtatactgattaaaaaaaacatttttatatatataattatatacaaTTTATTGATATTCAATAAAATGGTTAATTTATAATCTGGTCCTTTGTGCTGTTATTCGTTGTGTTTCTGACTAGATGCCGGACTTTAAAGCTATGTATAAGCATAGGATAGAACTCTCAATGAGGGGTTTATCTTTGAGGCAGAAAGATACCAGCTGGGGGTTAGGAAAACTTTTTTATAAACTtaagtagctcagcagtggaattggctgcctagggaggtggtgagctcccctccctggcggtcttcaagtgGCGACTAGACAAACATTCATCAggaatgctttaggctaatcctgcattaagcagagggttggactagatgggctgcatgacttctatgattctatgactggaagggacctccaaggtcctctagtccaagcccctgcaggatgcaagaaactcacaactacctgcccagccacataAAGTTAAATGTCATTTTAGTCCCACTGAGCAATGGAACAAATTAATCATGACTTGATGTTACCTTGCCTTTTGGTGGCATGTTCAGCTCAAACCAGTGCTGGGAAGGGAATCCTACAAGTTTCAATGGGGTGTTATTTATAGATCagtatccagtagcacctttaagaccaacaaagatttattcaaggcatgagcttttgggtGAGCTCACaacttgactaaatctttgttggtcttaaaggtgctactggactctgattttattgtgctacttcagaccaacacggatactcATTTGAATAGATCAGTATGTACAGGATTCCAGCCTTTGTGATGGGTTTTCAGGGGTACATTCCAGTGGGGGACTCTCCCATTGTGATGGATGGCCAAGATATTCTGGAGTGCCCTGTTCCCTTTTTAATAGGGCTAGTGCAGGGGAATGCTTATGCGGCCTGGTTTTGCCAACATCTTGGGGCGCTTGGTGGCCTTGCAAAGATGCCTTTAGAGAAAATGACCTGAAGAagcatgcctgcacacaaaagcttatgcccagaattaaacttggttggtcttgaaggtgctactggacactatAACACTGTTATGATCTTTTTGGCAGCTAGGATTGCCTGTGCTATTAAGCGGCACTATTAATGAACTCTgaatcaggccagggaggggactgttggaggaagaagagagaatcCCTTTCCTTAACTGAGTCTGATTTTTATGAATACCTGTGCTGGCATAGGAAGGCGTTTCCtgtcctgccttccccagtcgcCTGGAACTTAggggcacaacaaaacaaaatcagagtccagtggcacctttaagaccaacaaagatttatacaagATGTGCacgcactcgaaaactcacgccttgtataaatctttgttggtcttaaaggtgccaagggactctgattttgttttgttgtgctgcttcagaccaacacggctacccacttggaacTTAGGGGGTTAAGGTTTGACACTTTCAAGTCTGGGAAGGTTATTTGGTGGGGGGCATAAAGTGCTGTCCCTGAGtcggagctttcaaggcaagggagaagcagaggtggttggccattgcctacctctgcagagACTTTCCTGGTgatcttccttccaagtactgaccttgtTTACTTTTTACTTATATTTCACCTTTCACCCCAAAGGGggtccaaagctgcttacatcattctcctgttcTCTGTTGAagcctcacaagaaccctgtgcaatcttccagagcaggggtagtcaacctgtggtcctccagatgtccatggactacaattcccatgagcccctgccagcttttgctggaaggggctcatgggaattgtaatccatggacatctggaggaccacaggttgactacccctgttccagtgCATGAATGGGGTGTTCAAACCTGGAATCTGAGATTCCAGGCTGACAttttaaccatgctggctctctgcttagcttctgatatctgatgagatcaggctataccacacctattctctctccccgcccccgtaAATAGGGGCTGTATTGGTTCATTAAAACTTTTACCTGATGAAAAAGCTTGGTTCAGTTAATTGGGCAGCATATTTATTTTAGAAGACTACACATCTATGGGTGTCTACTACCCTCTTTATTCTCTcaactagattcaaatgagtagccgtgttggtctgaagtagcacaacgaaatcagagtccaatagcacctttaggaccaacaaagatttattcaaggcgtgagctttcgagtgcaagccctcttcctcagactaagaactgacca
The nucleotide sequence above comes from Paroedura picta isolate Pp20150507F chromosome 4, Ppicta_v3.0, whole genome shotgun sequence. Encoded proteins:
- the SNAI1 gene encoding zinc finger protein SNAI1; translation: MPRSFLVKKHFSASKKPNYSELESQTVIISPFLYEKYSLSVPQPELLSATPYYPPLVWDTGLLSNFFTSEQEYPKPPASPPSPDAKPLDLTSLSSEEEDGKTTSDPPSPVSSATEAEKFHCSQCSKSYSTFAGLSKHRQLHCDSQTRKSFSCKYCEKEYVSLGALKMHIRSHTLPCVCKICGKAFSRPWLLQGHIRTHTGEKPFSCTHCNRAFADRSNLRAHLQTHSDVKKYQCKSCSRTFSRMSLLHKHEETGCTGTR